The following proteins come from a genomic window of Elusimicrobiota bacterium:
- a CDS encoding 16S rRNA (guanine(527)-N(7))-methyltransferase RsmG, producing the protein MNSSAPSRWDALADTLGGLSLPADFFPRADLYLDALAAANAGVNLVSFDPLRDGPAHVADSLQALRGLPGRIRTGIDVGTGGGFPGIPLALALPECRVVLLDGIRKKQAAVSGLAVAAGAGNVSALWGRAEELAREGEQRETHDVAFCRAVGRLPVVLELTLPFVRVGGLCLLHRGLEAPGELEAAITHLGDLGARSGGLIGYRLPGTDHDRFIVCIEKTDQIEDRYPRRPGIPAKRPLW; encoded by the coding sequence TTGAATTCCTCGGCTCCCTCCCGGTGGGACGCGCTCGCGGACACGCTGGGCGGGCTGTCCCTTCCCGCCGATTTTTTCCCCCGCGCCGATCTTTACCTGGACGCGTTGGCGGCCGCCAACGCCGGGGTCAATTTGGTGTCCTTCGATCCGCTTCGCGACGGCCCCGCCCACGTGGCGGATTCCCTCCAGGCCCTGCGCGGGCTGCCCGGTCGCATTCGCACCGGGATTGACGTCGGAACCGGCGGAGGATTTCCCGGGATCCCCCTGGCGCTGGCCCTCCCCGAATGCCGGGTCGTTCTGTTGGACGGGATCCGAAAGAAACAGGCCGCGGTGAGCGGCTTGGCGGTCGCCGCGGGAGCCGGCAATGTCTCCGCTCTTTGGGGTCGGGCAGAGGAATTGGCGCGGGAAGGCGAACAAAGGGAAACCCACGATGTGGCGTTTTGCCGCGCCGTGGGACGATTGCCCGTGGTGTTGGAATTGACCTTGCCTTTTGTTCGGGTGGGCGGTCTTTGCCTATTGCACCGCGGCCTGGAGGCCCCCGGGGAGCTGGAGGCCGCGATTACGCATTTGGGGGATTTGGGCGCCCGATCGGGGGGCCTGATTGGGTATCGACTTCCCGGGACCGACCACGATCGATTCATTGTTTGCATTGAAAAAACAGATCAAATTGAAGATCGTTATCCAAGAAGGCCGGGAATTCCGGCCAAGAGGCCCCTCTGGTGA